In Calliopsis andreniformis isolate RMS-2024a chromosome 8, iyCalAndr_principal, whole genome shotgun sequence, one DNA window encodes the following:
- the Ddx1 gene encoding ATP-dependent RNA helicase Ddx1 — protein sequence MTAFEEMGVLPEIAKAVDEMEWSLPTDVQAEAIPLILGGGDVLMAAETGSGKTGAFCLPVIQIVWETLNDLESGKTSSSATTQQHSTHWTLSLFDRGRALAVTPDGLRCQSREQKEWHGCRANKGVQGNEKFFFEATVTDEGLCRVGWSTNQASLDLGTDKFGFGFGGTGKKSNAKQFDNYGEPFGMHDVIGCYLDLAKGEISFSKNGINLGVAFTLNAQQKSQTFYPAVVLKNAEMAFNFGAQPFKYPPPNDYIAVASAPKECVKENPINSSHAQSKEDGKPKCNAPQAIIMEPSRELAEQTYNQIQKFKKYLKNPVIKELLVIGGVSVKDQIATLNSGVDIVVGTPGRLEDLIQGGYLSLTHCRFFILDEADGLLKQGYTELIDRLHRQIPKITSDGKRLQMIVCSATLHAFEVKKMAERLMHFPTWVDLKGEDAVPETVHHVVVMVDPQKDKSWHNLRRHIETDGVHARDNVRPGSNNPETLSEAVKILKGEYCIRAIKEHNMDRAIIFCRTKLDCDNLERYLKQVGGNQFSCVCLHGDRKPPERKANLEKFKKQEVKFLICTDVAARGLDISGLPFMINMTLPDEKSNYVHRIGRVGRAERMGLAISLVSKVPEKVWYHGEWCPSRGRNCHNTNLTDQGGCCVWYNEPNYLADIEDHLNITIQQIDTDMKVPLNDFDGKVTYGEKRINAGSNYQNHVEQMVPYVSQLSSLESKTQLLYLKRHMAPAAN from the exons ATGACAGCGTTTGAAG AAATGGGTGTTTTGCCAGAAATTGCAAAGGCAGTTGATGAAATGGAATGGTC ATTACCCACGGATGTTCAAGCTGAAGCCATTCCACTTATTTTAGGAGGTGGAGATGTATTAATGGCTGCAGAAACTGGtagtggaaaaactggtgctttTTGTTTACCAGTTATACAAATTGTTTGGGAAACTTTAAATGATTTAGAATCTGGAAAAACAAGTAGTTCCGCAACAACACAACAACACT CTACACATTGGACATTGAGTTTATTCGATAGAGGTAGAGCTTTAGCTGTAACGCCAGATGGTTTAAGATGCCAAAGTCGTGAACAAAAAGAATGGCATGGTTGTCGAGCAAATAAAGGAGTTCAGGGCAATGAAAAATTTTTCTTTGAAGCAACAGTAACAGATGAGGGATTATGTCGTGTAGGCTGGTCCACAAACCAA gcttcactggatTTAGGAACAGATAAATTTGgttttggatttggtggaactgGTAAAAAATCCAATGCAAAACAATTTGATAATTATGGAGAGCCTTTTGGAATGCATGATGTAATTGGATGTTACTTAGACTTAGCAAAGGGTGAAATTAGTTTCTCAAAAAATGGAATCAATTTGGGTGTAGCATTTACTTTGAATGCACAGCAAAAATCACAAACCTTTTATCCAGCTGTTGTACTAAAAAATGCAGAAATGGCTTTCAACTTTGGAGCGCAACCATTTAAGTACCCACCACCAAATGATTACATAGCTGTTGCTTCAGCTCCTAAGGAATGTGTGAAAGAAAATCCTATAAACAGTAGTCACGCTCAAAGTAAAGAAGATGGCAAACCAAAATGTAATGCTCCTCAAGCTATAATTATGGAACCTTCTCGTGAACTTGCAGAACAAACTTATAATCAAATTCAAAAA tttaagaaatatttaaaaaatcctGTTATCAAAGAATTGTTGGTAATTGGTggagtcagtgtgaaagatcaaaTTGCAACAttaaattctggcgttgatatagtAGTTGGGACACCAGGACGTTTAGAGGATCTAATACAAGGCGGTTATTTGTCGCTAACACATTGCAG ATTTTTCATTCTGGATGAAGCAGATGGTCTATTGAAACAAGGATATACTGAATTAATTGATCGTTTGCATAGGCAAATACCTAAAATTACATCAGATGGAAAGAGATTACAGATGATAGTGTGTTCAGCAACATTGCATGCATTTGAAGTGAAAAAAATGGCT GAACGCTTGATGCATTTTCCAACATGGGTAGATCTGAAAGGTGAAGATGCAGTACCTGAAACTGTACATCATGTTGTTGTAATGGTGGATCCACAGAAAGATAAAAGTTGGCATAATTTAAGAAGACATATAGAAACTGATGGTGTACATGCAAGAGATAATGTAAGACCTGGAAGTAACAATCCTG aaACACTTTCAGAAGCTGTGAAGATACTGAAAGGCGAATATTGTATTCGCGCCATCAAAGAACATAACATGGACAGAGCTATTATCTTCTGCAGAACTAAATTGGACTGTGATAATTTGGAACGCTATTTAAAACAGGTTGGAGGAAATCAGTTTTCATGCGTATGTTTACACGGCGATCGGAAACCACCAGAACGTAAAGCCAATTTAGAGAAGTTTAAGAAGCAGGaagtaaaatttttaatttgcacCGACGTTGCAGCTAGAGGTTTAGATATTTCGGGGCTACCTTTCA TGATCAATATGACTCTGCCTGATGAAAAATCCAACTACGTACATCGCATAGGAAGAGTTGGCAGAGCTGAAAGAATGGGTTTAGCTATTTCTTTAGTTAGTAAAGTACCTGAAAAAGTATGGTACCATGGTGAATGGTGTCCCAGTCGTGGAAGAAACTGTCATAATACTAATCTTACAGATCAGGGTGGTTGTTGTGTTTGGTATAATGAACCAAAT TATTTAGCTGATATCGAAGACCATCTAAACATCACTATTCAACAAATAGATACAGATATGAAGGTTCCATTGAATGATTTTGATGGAAAAGTTACGTACGGAGAAAAGAGGATAAATGCGG GTTCAAATTATCAAAACCATGTTGAACAGATGGTACCTTATGTGAGCCAGTTGTCTTCATTGGAGTCAAAAACCCAGCTTCTATATTTAAAAAGACATATGGCTCCTGCAGCGAATTAG